The stretch of DNA CGAGAGGTGGCTGCACAGTTTTATAAGTTCCAGGCTGAAGTCAGAGACGGACCTCTGTACACAGGCTCAGTGGAGGTCAAGACGGGGCCGAACGGACAGAAAAAGGCGTCACGGATACTCATCGAGGTAGACGATGCGTGTGATGACGGCATCAGACGATACACGGATCGGTACAgaaagaagcgaaaggTCGGTCGGTCGATAGATGAGCATCCGTAtattctggagctgttccCCCAGGAGCTTCACGAGGCCATGGGAgcaaagaaggaggctggaGAGGATGTTAAGCGTCGTCGAGCGGGTATTTCCAAGTTTGCCAACTCGCTGATCCAGGCGGACGAAGCCGATCTGTCGCctgtggagctggaggcacGTCTCAAGGCCCAGCAGGCCCTGACCATGGTGGatgacaaggagctggaggctcGTCTGGGCCAGGAGGCAGCTGAttctgaggaggaggagattgaagaTGATGTCTACGATGACGAAGATGATAACGATTACAATGCTGAGGGATACTTCGAT from Yarrowia lipolytica chromosome 1D, complete sequence encodes:
- a CDS encoding uncharacterized protein (Compare to YALI0D07788g, similar to Saccharomyces cerevisiae RPC31 (YNL151C); ancestral locus Anc_2.122, similar to uniprot|P17890 Saccharomyces cerevisiae YNL151c RPC31 DNA-directed RNA polymerase III 31 KD subunit); protein product: MSFRRPAMYQLGIETGPMVPTDLYPPANVPLQDPPSASEREVAAQFYKFQAEVRDGPLYTGSVEVKTGPNGQKKASRILIEVDDACDDGIRRYTDRYRKKRKVGRSIDEHPYILELFPQELHEAMGAKKEAGEDVKRRRAGISKFANSLIQADEADLSPVELEARLKAQQALTMVDDKELEARLGQEAADSEEEEIEDDVYDDEDDNDYNAEGYFDNGDEDDDDGDDDEANF